Proteins encoded together in one Myxocyprinus asiaticus isolate MX2 ecotype Aquarium Trade chromosome 9, UBuf_Myxa_2, whole genome shotgun sequence window:
- the LOC127446195 gene encoding protein-glutamine gamma-glutamyltransferase 5-like: protein MDELKFRNVDLQQLPNQLRHQTDGLSSSTLVVRRGQSFQIQVNFDGRPFDSRRDKLIFKVLLGPFSVQIPISVSEQTSPSQWSATLKQGVPNLNSPRAVSVLLFSPASASIGVYTLSLTIETRTSVKKTHSLGQFTLLCNPWSLADSVYLSSEDLRKEYVRSDIGVLFKGSANNYTGRPWSFDQYEKGILDICMKLFQLSPQYQADVKRDVLKFSDPIYISRVISAMVNCQDDKGVLMGNWSGDYKDGVNPSQWSGSADILQQWSKKQFNPVKYGQCWVFAAVMCTVMRALGIPTRVVTNFNSAHDTNGNMVIEEYYTEKGEKLSLSRDSIWNFHVWVECWMKRPDLGQAYDGWQVLDPTPQERSAGIYRCGPAAVKAILDQKVDAVYDVPFVFAEVNADVRTMITRNGKILESRTDTKRVGALICTKQPGSMQMQNITSEYKNERDSFSRESIAAREDHSTMKKEGITVSLSLLKAPVMGENISFSVKITNNEAVPKDLKKHVNAQNKEYNGNPITTFWEAHDDLKISPNESVTIKHDISFREYALKEVREDYLVNLAVVIEDVKSQKRELATEEFNITSPALIIQVANENSVIINTQQAATVMFTSPFNVPVSGELIVLGSGLLEEKVEMSVKLKPGETLKTPVQFIPKMTGPKMLHASLALINLPTILRGFKTINIQPA from the exons ATGGACG AGTTAAAGTTTCGAAATGTGGACCTGCAACAACTTCCAAACCAGCTCCGCCACCAGACAGACGGTCTGAGTTCCAGCACGCTGGTTGTGCGGAGAGGACAGTCCTTTCAAATTCAAGTGAACTTCGATGGAAGGCCATTTGATTCACGGAGGGACAAACTGATCTTCAAAGTACTTTTAg GTCCGTTTTCTGTCCAGATCCCCATCTCTGTTTCTGAACAGACTTCTCCGTCTCAATGGAGCGCAACTCTCAAACAGGGTGTACCCAACCTGAATTCACCACGGGCGGTATCGGTGTTGCTTTTCAGCCCCGCGTCTGCTTCTATTGGGGTTTACACCCTCAGTCTAACAATCGAGACTCGCACAAGTGTGAAAAAAACACACTCGCTCGGCCAGTTCACATTACTCTGCAACCCCTGGAGCCTAG cTGATTCAGTGTACCTGTCCTCTGAGGATCTGAGAAAGGAATATGTGAGGAGTGATATCGGAGTGTTGTTCAAAGGCTCAGCCAATAACTACACCGGCAGACCATGGTCTTTTGATCAG TATGAAAAGGGGATATTGGACATTTGTATGAAGCTGTTTCAATTGAGTCCTCAATATCAAGCTGATGTGAAAAGAGATGTACTCAAATTCTCTGACCCCATATACATCAGCAGAGTGATTTCAGCAATG GTAAACTGTCAGGATGATAAGGGTGTGTTAATGGGGAACTGGTCAGGGGATTATAAAGATGGTGTTAACCCCTCACAATGGTCCGGCAGCGCTGATATTCTTCAGCAGTGGTCAAAAAAACAGTTTAATCCTGTCAAATATGGACAGTGTTGGGTCTTTGCTGCAGTTATGTGTACAG TAATGAGAGCCCTTGGCATCCCGACTCGTGTGGTCACCAACTTTAACTCTGCCCACGACACAAACGGAAACATGGTGATTGAGGAGTACTACACGGAGAAGGGCGAGAAACTGTCACTCAGCCGGGATAGCATTTG GAATTTTCATGTGTGGGTAGAGTGCTGGATGAAGAGGCCTGATCTGGGTCAAGCGTACGACGGTTGGCAGGTTCTCGACCCAACACCCCAAGAGCGGAGCGCAG GAATATATCGTTGTGGCCCTGCAGCGGTGAAAGCCATTCTTGATCAGAAAGTGGACGCGGTGTACGACGTGCCGTTTGTCTTCGCAGAAGTGAACGCAGATGTGCGTACAATGATCACAAGGAATGGGAAGATATTAGAATCCAGAACGGACACTAAGAGAGTCGGAGCCCTGATTTGCACCAAGCAGCCAGGATCAATGCAAATGCAGAATATCACCTCAGAATATAAAAATGAAAGGG ATTCATTCAGCAGAGAGAGCA TAGCTGCCAGAGAGGATCATTCTACAATGAAAAAAG agggcataactgtttctctaagtcttctgaaagccCCCGTAATGGGAGAAAACATTTCATTCAGCGTCAAAATCACCAACAATGAGGCTGTTCCAAAAGAcctgaaaaagcatgtgaacGCTCAGAACAAAGAGTACAACGGCAATCCAATCACAACCTTCTGGGAGGCTCACGATGATCTCAAGATCAGTCCTAATGAAT CTGTGACTATAAAACACGACATCTCGTTCCGCGAGTATGCACTGAAGGAGGTGAGAGAGGACTATCTGGTTAACCTGGCTGTGGTTATAGAGGATGTGAAGTCACAGAAGAGAGAACTGGCTACTGAAGAGTTCAACATCACCAGCCCTGCCCTCATTATACAG GTTGCAAATGAGAACTCGGTCATCATTAACACTCAGCAAGCTGCAACGGTGATGTTCACAAGCCCGTTCAATGTTCCAGTGAGTGGAGAACTTATAGTACTGGGTTCGGGACTCTTGGAGGAGAAGGTTGAAATGAG TGTTAAGCTCAAGCCTGGAGAAACCTTGAAGACGCCTGTCCAGTTCATTCCCAAGATGACAGGCCCAAAGATGCTTCACGCAAGTTTAGCGTTGATAAACCTGCCCACTATCCTGCGGGGATTCAAGACCATCAACATTCAACCAGCTTAA